A stretch of DNA from Henriciella sp. AS95:
GTGTCGAGGACGTCTTCGTCTTGCTCAAGGCATATGGGGTCACTTTTGTATGCCGCGCAGACAATCTCTACGATTTCATCTGGCACGTTCTCATCATGATAAAATTGCTGGTAGTGTGACTTGGCCTGCTCGACGGCCTCTTCCCTGGACACCGCGACAAAAGGTTTGCCATCCGGGCCATACCAGACTGGAATCCGATGCCCCCACCAGAGCTGGCGCGAGATACACCAGGGCTGGATGTTCTCCATCCAGTTGTAATAGGTCTTGGTCCAGTTCTCGGGCACGAACTTGGTCTTGCCGGAGCGCACCGCCTCAATGGCGGGCTTGGCGAGCTCTTCGGCGTTCACGAACCACTGGTCCGTCAGCATCGGCTCGATCACGACGCCGGAGCGGTCCCCGAAGGGCTGGGTGATCAGCTTGTCCTCGATCTCGATCATCAGGCCGTCGGCATCGATATCCTCGACCACGCGTTTGCGGGCCTCATACCGGTCAAGCCCGCGATAGGCTTCCGGAACGAGGTTGAGCGCATCGATCTCAGCTGTTGTGGCAGATTTACCGCCCGCGATCTCTTTCGCCGCAGCCGCGCTCTCTTCATAGCTTGGGCCATCCGTACGCATGCGCGCTTCGACATCCATGAGGCGGTACATCGGGATATTGTTGCGCTGCGCGACGCCATAATCGTTCTCGTCATGCGCACCGGTAATCTTGACCGCGCCGGAGCCGAAGTCCGGGTCCGGATAGTCGTCCGTAATAATCGGGATCAGACGGCGATGCTCTTTCGGGCCAACCGGGATCTCGCACAGCTTGCCGACAATTGGGGCGTAGCGCTCATCATCCGGATGGACCGCCACAGCGCCGTCGCCGAGCATTGTTTCGGGGCGTGTCGTGGCGATGGAGATGTAGTCGCGGGTTTCTTCGAGCGTGATGTTCCCGTCCTCGTCCTTCTCGACATAGGTGTAGGTCTCGCCGTCCTGGAGCGGGTATTTGAAGTGCCACATGTGGCCTTTGACATCGCGGTTCTCGACCTCGAGGTCCGATATCGCCGTCTGGAAGTGCGGGTCCCAGTTTACCAGGCGCTTGTCGCGGTAGATGAGGCCGTCCTCGTAGAGCTGCACGAAGACCTTCTTCACCGCGTCCGACAGGCCCTCATCCATAGTGAAGCGCTCATTGTCCCAGTCGCAGGAGGCGCCGAGGCGTTTCAGCTGGTTGATAATCTGGCCGCCGGACTTCTCTTTCCATTCCCAGACGCGGTCTACGAACTTTTCGCGGCCGAGGCTGGCGCGGCTCTCATTGCCATCTGCAGCGAGCTGGCGCTCAACCACCATCTGGGTCGCGATACCGGCATGGTCGGTGCCCGGCTGCCAGCGCACATTCTTGCCGCGCATCCGCTCGAACCGGATCAGCGTGTCCTGCAGCGTGTTGTTGAGCGCGTGGCCCATGTGAAGGACGCCGGTGACGTTCGGCGGCGGGATAACGATGGAATAAGCCTCGGCGCTGGTATCGCCGGAGGGACGGAAGCATCCAGCTTCCTCCCAGCGCTCATAGATGCGCTGTTCGGCACTCGCAGGGTCAAAGCGTTGGTCGAGCATATTCAAATTCCATCAGGACAATAAACAAAAGGCGCGCCGGTTATGGCGCGCCTCGTCTCTATATCAAAGAGTGTGAGCTGTTCTAGCCTGCCATGCGCGCAATACGGCGGACTTCTTCTTCCACCTTGCGCTCGACGATGGCTGGCAGGTTGGCATCGAGCCACTCTTTCAACATCGGACGGAGCATTTCCATCATCAGGCCTTCGAGCGTGTTCGGGTCGCCGCTCTCGGTAGATTGCTTGACCATCAGCTTGCCAAGCGCACTCGCGGCGGCGCCGGCGATGCGCTCATCGGTGATGCCGCCGCTTTGTGCGGCTGGCGCTTCAGTCTTGCCACGTAACATGTGCGTTTCCTCGCTATGAGAGACTGGTGCCGGTTCGGCGGCGGGCTCATCTTCTTCTTCGGTGACCGAGACGAACTCTTCCTCAAGATCGGTTTCGGGCGCCGACAGTGTATCCTCGATGACCGGTTCAGAAACATCCAGATCGACAGCATCGAAGTCGAAATCCTCGAGGTCCGGGTCAACCGGAGCTGCGGTCTCTACCGCTTCTTCTTCGATGGATTCGGCGGTCAGATTGTCGAACATGTCCTCGTCGACGTCCGTGAGAAGATCGTCATCGTCAGAAAGCGATTCGAACTCGTCATCCGGGTCGCTGGCCAATGCCTCAGCGGTGCTGTCTGAATCCTCAAGCACATCATCCAGCGACAGATCGTCGAACTCATCCGGCTCGCCAACCGATACAGCCACTTTCGGTTCCGGGGCTGCACGCGTCGCCGTCGCGCCGCCCGTGTCGCTATCATCAGCGATAATCTTGCGAATGGAGGCGAGGATTTCCTCCATTGTCGGTTCTGCTTGCGCTTTGTCGGCCATTCCCAGCTCCCGAATGGTATGTTGTCATGTTGCCCTTCTGGGCTACACCGCGTCGGTTAATAGGGTGTTATGATGGATTCGCTGGACGATTGCACGTCAACGAACAGTTAGCGAATGCCAATGCCCAGCATTTCTGGGGATAGACGTCCCATTGCGGCGAGCAACTGGTGCACGGCGACGTACCGGTCCCGCTTGGCCGTGACCACTGCCAGGCGCGCCTCCAGCAATTGCTGTTCCTGATCCAGGACATCCAGCGTGGTCCGAAAGCCGACCTTCAATTCTTCCTGAGCGCCTTCATAAGCAATCTCGGCGGCTTCGACCTGCCGCTCCGTCGCTGCAACTGCACGTGACGCGGCCTCATGAGCGTACCAGGCCTGAGCGACCTGGGCCCGGATCAGACGCTCATTCAACGCAATCTGACTCAGCGCCTGACTGCGCTGGAGCTTGGCTTCGCGCAGGCGCGAGGCGTTGAGGCCTCCGGTAAAGAGAGGAACGCTCGCTTGGGCCCCCGCCACAAAGTTCGTGTCCGTGAAACCATCGGTATGGTACTCCTGCACGCCGGCCTGAGCGATGGCGGCAAGCTCGGGCCGAAGGCTTCCCTTGGCAAACTTTATGGCTTCGCGCGCGGCCTGCTCCGCGTGCCGGGCCGCTTCGATGGCTGGATTGGAATTCAACGCTTGATCAAGCGCCTGTTCGAATGTCGCCGGAAGCTCTGGCGCTGGTGGGACTGGCGCCAGCTCTCCGGCCTCGGTTCCCGTCAGATAAACATAATAAGCGAGGCTGCCTTCGAGCTGAGCCTCCGCCGCTGCCAGCTGAGCGCGCCCCCCTTCCAGCCGGGCTTCAGACAAGGCCACATCAGTGCGTGTGATGTCACCGACCTCAAACCTGTCTTCCGAAGCGGTCAGCTGTCCTTCCAGAAGCTCTATGCTGCTATTGCGGATATCGATGACGGCGCGATCGCGGATGATGTCTACATACGAAGTGATCGTGTCGAGCATCAGCGACTGGGTCGCCGCGTCCAGCTGCGCATCAGCTGCGAAGGCGTTGGCTTCGGCCTGTCGCACACCTGCTCCAAGACGACCGCCCGAATAGATGGGAAAACGAGCCTCAAGCTGTGCTGAAGCAACCGGCCGGTCACCATTGTTGAAGGCGAACGGACGGCTGGAGTCGATCGACTCATAAAGGTAGCTGCCGAACACACTGACGGTCGGCTTGCCGCGAGATCGCGCCTGATTGATCCGCTCTTCAGCGATATCGGCGGCGTCTCTCTGAACGCGAATATCCGGATTGTTGAGGTAGGCGGCGCCGAGCGCGTCCTGAAGCGACTCGCCAGATGCTGGCGGCGCACCAACAAGCAGGAGCGAAGACACGCTTGCCAATAGGTATGTCAGCCTCATCCCGCATCCTCCTCATCCACTCAACGTAGACTAGGCACGAATTTCAAAAAAGTGAACACTGTTCACTCTTTTGCTAACGACAGGTAATCAGTGGGGCTCGGCCCGCTAGAATGCGAAGCTTTTCTTCTTCCGGAAACCGGGAAGCTCCGGTGGGCAGCCATCGAAGACATCGCGATAAGACGTCGTGTCCCCGGCACGTGTATAGACACGGCCGCGCGCCAGATCCCGTCCGACAGGAACCGGTACGCCAAGACGCCCGCCTTCTGCCAACTGGCTGAACCAGGCCTCAGGAGCTTCTTCAACGGTGCCCGTGACAAATATGATGTCGAACGGCCCCTGGTCCGGCAGCCCGTCTCTGAGATTGCCCTGCACGGCCACGGCACGATCGATGCCCAGCTTGCCGAACCGGTCCGACATTTCATCCACGAGGGTTTCGTCATCTTCCAGAGCGATCGCCGTCTCGATGATGCGCGCCAGCAGGGCCGTTTCGTAACCGGCACCGGCGCCAATCACGAGCGCAATATCATTTGGCTGGGGATCGAGAGATTTCAGCATTTTTCCGAGATCGCGCGGCGTCCAGAGCGCGCGGCCCTCGCTCGTTTCAATCTCGTATTCCGCATAGGCAATCGCCTGATCCGCTTTGGGGACAAAAGCTTCCCGCGGCGTATGCAGGAAGGCTGAAACGATTTCAGGATCCGTCACATCATTCGGGCGGACCTGAGTGTCGACCATGGTCTGGCGCATCTTTGCGAAATTCACGGGGCAGCATCCTCTTCAAGGCTCAGACTCGTTTGAGCCTCGCAATATATTAGCCGGCTCCAACTGGCAATGTGACCATATGTGAGAAAGGCCGCTTTCTTCGATTGCATGCGGCAAGGCACGCTGCTATCAGATCGCCCTGCTCTGAACGGCCCTGTGGCGGAGTGGTGACGCAGCGGATTGCAAATCCGTGTACCCCGGTTCGATTCCGGGCGGGGCCTCCAGATGCAAGCTTCCAGACAATTCAAGGCAATCACTCGGCCCCTACTCTGGGTCCTAGCTTCCGCGATAGGTCGAATAGCCATACGGCGACAGCAGCAGCGGCACGTGGTAGTGGCGTCCCGTGTCCGAGACGGTGAATTGAATATCGATCACGTCAAAGAAGGGGGCTTCGCCTTCGCCCGGATGGGTCGTGCGCAAATATGACCCCGCCTGAAACGTCAGCTTGTAAATGCCTTTTTCCAGCGACCCGCCGTCCAGCAGGTCCGCGCAGCGGCCATCATCATTCGTCTTATCGCGTTTGATTTCCTTGCCGTTAAGCGACACTGAAACCGACACGTCCCGCGCCGGCTGTCCGGTGACAAGGTCAAGCACATGCGTCGACAGTCCCATTATGCCCTTACCTTTTCGTCCGGCGTCCATTCGCTAACAAACTCTTCATCGTTATAGCCGAGATAGGCTTCCAGCCATGCGCCCTTGTCGTCAAGGAAGAGCTGATCAGCAACCGCCTTTGCCAGGCGTGGGAGCGCGTAAGGCAGCCCTGTCAGCGCGGACGCTGACAGCCCGAGGCTGACCAGCGTAGAGTAATTAAACGCGAAGAGGCCGTGCACATCCGCAGCGTCTTCCGGCGTACGGGGCGTGAATTCGAATCCGTCGCCGAGATAGGGATGCAAGTCGAGGAGCCGGTTCCTGATCGCTTCCGGCGCGTCGAATACGTCGCCCCAGCGCGCAATGCTATCGGCGACTTCTGAGAGTTCGGGGCGCAGCTCGACATCGGTCAGCATGCCGGTCGAAAGAACAACGAAGTCATAGGTCAACGTGCCTTTTGGCGTCGTGACTTCGACGCCAGTCCCGGTGTCGCGCACCGCTTCCCAGGGAGAGCCGAGATGAAGGCCAAAGCCGGGATAAGCCGCTGCCCTCTGAAATGTGTCATTCGTCGGAGGTTGGTTCATCGTGATGAAGTGCGAGATGACCTCGTATTTGCGCGCATCGTCCAACGCGGCAAAGCGGGGCACGACGCCCGTCTTCTCCATGAACCGGATCGGGTTGATACGCGGCATTTTCTTGCGGCGCATGAAGACATCGACCGTGTCGACACCGAGTGAGAGCGCATGCTGGGCATTGTCGAATGCCGAGGCTCCGCCGCCGAGGATA
This window harbors:
- a CDS encoding DUF2497 domain-containing protein; translated protein: MADKAQAEPTMEEILASIRKIIADDSDTGGATATRAAPEPKVAVSVGEPDEFDDLSLDDVLEDSDSTAEALASDPDDEFESLSDDDDLLTDVDEDMFDNLTAESIEEEAVETAAPVDPDLEDFDFDAVDLDVSEPVIEDTLSAPETDLEEEFVSVTEEEDEPAAEPAPVSHSEETHMLRGKTEAPAAQSGGITDERIAGAAASALGKLMVKQSTESGDPNTLEGLMMEMLRPMLKEWLDANLPAIVERKVEEEVRRIARMAG
- the uraH gene encoding hydroxyisourate hydrolase, whose protein sequence is MGLSTHVLDLVTGQPARDVSVSVSLNGKEIKRDKTNDDGRCADLLDGGSLEKGIYKLTFQAGSYLRTTHPGEGEAPFFDVIDIQFTVSDTGRHYHVPLLLSPYGYSTYRGS
- a CDS encoding protein-L-isoaspartate O-methyltransferase yields the protein MNFAKMRQTMVDTQVRPNDVTDPEIVSAFLHTPREAFVPKADQAIAYAEYEIETSEGRALWTPRDLGKMLKSLDPQPNDIALVIGAGAGYETALLARIIETAIALEDDETLVDEMSDRFGKLGIDRAVAVQGNLRDGLPDQGPFDIIFVTGTVEEAPEAWFSQLAEGGRLGVPVPVGRDLARGRVYTRAGDTTSYRDVFDGCPPELPGFRKKKSFAF
- a CDS encoding valine--tRNA ligase, which encodes MLDQRFDPASAEQRIYERWEEAGCFRPSGDTSAEAYSIVIPPPNVTGVLHMGHALNNTLQDTLIRFERMRGKNVRWQPGTDHAGIATQMVVERQLAADGNESRASLGREKFVDRVWEWKEKSGGQIINQLKRLGASCDWDNERFTMDEGLSDAVKKVFVQLYEDGLIYRDKRLVNWDPHFQTAISDLEVENRDVKGHMWHFKYPLQDGETYTYVEKDEDGNITLEETRDYISIATTRPETMLGDGAVAVHPDDERYAPIVGKLCEIPVGPKEHRRLIPIITDDYPDPDFGSGAVKITGAHDENDYGVAQRNNIPMYRLMDVEARMRTDGPSYEESAAAAKEIAGGKSATTAEIDALNLVPEAYRGLDRYEARKRVVEDIDADGLMIEIEDKLITQPFGDRSGVVIEPMLTDQWFVNAEELAKPAIEAVRSGKTKFVPENWTKTYYNWMENIQPWCISRQLWWGHRIPVWYGPDGKPFVAVSREEAVEQAKSHYQQFYHDENVPDEIVEIVCAAYKSDPICLEQDEDVLDTWFSSALWPFSTQGWPEKTEDLKTFYPTSVLITAHDIIFFWVARMMMMGLKFMDEIPFHDVYIHALVLDEKGQKMSKSKGNAMDPLELVDEYGADALRFTFARQAAQGRNIRLSNQAVEGYRNFTTKLWNATRFAEMNQCEFGHNLQPGDLKLPLNRWIAAELAEAADAVTAALEAYKFNEAADALYQFIWNVLCDWYIELIKPVMNGEDEAAKAETRKTCGWVIDQTLKLLHPITPFVTEALWEQTEDDARKRPGFLMRQSWPDFKGAWADTDAEEELQWVLDTISEIRSTRSVLNVPAGSQIAASLIGASDKVKGWASENETAIKQMARLSAFAIADDKPAGAVTIASGDETIALEVEEFITPADEIARLDKEMAKLDKDITGTEKKLQNENFVSKAPPEIVEENRERVVEWKATLAKLASARDQLASIA
- a CDS encoding NAD(P)/FAD-dependent oxidoreductase, translated to MTGLAEHNARVRYDLEALGLNAPTWVEPREGVYDVVIVGGGQSGMGAAFALRKERVTNVLILDENEKGLEGPWVTYARMITLRTPKDLLSIDCGIPSLTFREYWVAQHGEEGWDSIDKIPRKDWMGYLRWYRDILDLPVQNESKVTKITPTGGGIHELNVTTPSGPQTIKARKVILATGIQGGGEWHTPDFIKDALPKSRYAHTSEAIDYEALKGKRVGILGGGASAFDNAQHALSLGVDTVDVFMRRKKMPRINPIRFMEKTGVVPRFAALDDARKYEVISHFITMNQPPTNDTFQRAAAYPGFGLHLGSPWEAVRDTGTGVEVTTPKGTLTYDFVVLSTGMLTDVELRPELSEVADSIARWGDVFDAPEAIRNRLLDLHPYLGDGFEFTPRTPEDAADVHGLFAFNYSTLVSLGLSASALTGLPYALPRLAKAVADQLFLDDKGAWLEAYLGYNDEEFVSEWTPDEKVRA
- a CDS encoding TolC family outer membrane protein; amino-acid sequence: MRLTYLLASVSSLLLVGAPPASGESLQDALGAAYLNNPDIRVQRDAADIAEERINQARSRGKPTVSVFGSYLYESIDSSRPFAFNNGDRPVASAQLEARFPIYSGGRLGAGVRQAEANAFAADAQLDAATQSLMLDTITSYVDIIRDRAVIDIRNSSIELLEGQLTASEDRFEVGDITRTDVALSEARLEGGRAQLAAAEAQLEGSLAYYVYLTGTEAGELAPVPPAPELPATFEQALDQALNSNPAIEAARHAEQAAREAIKFAKGSLRPELAAIAQAGVQEYHTDGFTDTNFVAGAQASVPLFTGGLNASRLREAKLQRSQALSQIALNERLIRAQVAQAWYAHEAASRAVAATERQVEAAEIAYEGAQEELKVGFRTTLDVLDQEQQLLEARLAVVTAKRDRYVAVHQLLAAMGRLSPEMLGIGIR